The Micromonospora krabiensis genome window below encodes:
- a CDS encoding FecCD family ABC transporter permease yields MAVKPVRRFPTSEPTLSVTQSPSLGDRVEAPPAPAPPRRGRTTVRAVGLVAALLLLVVVTVLSIAVGAKQLPLADVWSGLLDPDSAEYAVVHQMRLPRTLLGLLAGAALGVAGSVMQALTRNPLADPGLLGINAGASAAVASAAILGVTALSGYVWFALLGAAAVTALVYAVGGGRGATPARLALAGAALNATLYSYVSAVMLLDAASLDRLRFWTVGSLATADAATVGRVLPFLAAGLLVALATARPLNALALGDDAARALGARPALIRAAVIVAVTLLCGASTAACGPIVFVGLLVPHLVRALTGPDLRWLLPYCAVLAPVLLLGADVLGRVLGRPGELQVGMVTAVLGGPLFLWLVTRRRVARP; encoded by the coding sequence TTGGCTGTCAAGCCCGTACGGCGTTTCCCCACCTCGGAGCCCACACTGTCCGTCACCCAGTCGCCGTCCCTCGGTGACCGTGTCGAGGCGCCACCCGCGCCCGCACCGCCCCGGCGGGGCCGCACCACCGTGCGCGCCGTCGGGCTGGTCGCCGCTCTGCTCCTGCTCGTCGTCGTCACCGTGCTCAGCATCGCGGTGGGCGCGAAACAGCTCCCCCTCGCCGATGTCTGGTCGGGCCTGCTCGACCCCGACTCCGCCGAGTACGCGGTGGTGCACCAGATGCGGCTGCCCCGGACCCTGCTCGGGCTCCTCGCCGGGGCGGCCCTCGGCGTGGCCGGCTCGGTGATGCAGGCCCTGACCCGCAACCCCCTCGCGGATCCGGGCCTGCTCGGCATCAACGCGGGCGCCTCCGCCGCCGTCGCCAGCGCCGCGATCCTCGGCGTGACCGCCCTGTCGGGCTACGTGTGGTTCGCCCTGCTCGGCGCGGCGGCGGTCACCGCGCTCGTCTACGCCGTCGGCGGCGGGCGGGGTGCCACCCCGGCCCGGCTGGCCCTGGCCGGGGCGGCCCTCAACGCCACGCTCTACTCGTACGTCAGCGCGGTGATGCTGCTCGACGCGGCCTCGCTGGACCGGCTGCGCTTCTGGACGGTGGGCTCGCTCGCCACCGCCGACGCCGCGACGGTCGGCCGGGTGCTGCCCTTCCTGGCCGCCGGCCTGCTGGTCGCGTTGGCCACCGCGCGTCCGCTGAACGCCCTCGCCCTCGGCGACGACGCGGCTCGGGCGCTCGGGGCCCGCCCGGCGCTGATCCGCGCGGCCGTCATCGTGGCCGTCACCCTGCTCTGCGGGGCCAGCACCGCCGCCTGCGGGCCGATCGTCTTCGTCGGGCTGCTCGTGCCGCACCTGGTGCGCGCCCTGACCGGCCCAGACCTGCGCTGGCTGCTGCCCTACTGCGCGGTGCTCGCGCCGGTGCTGCTGCTCGGCGCCGACGTGCTCGGCCGGGTGCTCGGCCGACCGGGCGAGCTCCAGGTGGGAATGGTCACCGCCGTCCTCGGCGGGCCGCTCTTCCTCTGGCTCGTGACCCGGCGGAGGGTGGCCCGACCATGA
- a CDS encoding FecCD family ABC transporter permease, with the protein MTVLRTPGGVSLRFRPRALAVGVGAALLAAGLGILAVAGGDYPMSPADVLRTLTGGGTPAEEFIVQELRLPRLVTAMLVGAALALAGAVFQSLVRNPLGSPDVLGFTQGAATGALVVVVLGGSSLALSGAAVASGLATGLLIYGIAWRNGVHGYRLVLVGIGVSAILTGVNGYLLTRAPLMDAARAMLWLTGSLDGRGWSEATPLLVVLAVATPVVLLGCGPALRMMELGDDTASALGVPVQRLRLVLLTAAVLLVAFAAAAAGPVSFVALTAPHVARRLTRAPGPNLLPAMCVGAALLVGADLLAQRGFPGQQLPVGAVTGALGGAYLVWLLAMERRAGRI; encoded by the coding sequence ATGACCGTGTTGCGGACGCCGGGCGGCGTCTCCCTGCGGTTCCGTCCCCGCGCGCTGGCCGTCGGCGTCGGCGCCGCCCTGCTCGCCGCCGGGCTGGGCATCCTGGCCGTGGCCGGCGGCGACTACCCGATGTCCCCGGCCGACGTGCTGCGCACCCTCACCGGCGGCGGCACCCCGGCCGAGGAGTTCATCGTCCAGGAGCTGCGGCTGCCGCGACTGGTCACCGCCATGCTGGTCGGCGCCGCGCTGGCGCTGGCCGGCGCGGTCTTCCAGTCCCTGGTCCGCAACCCGCTGGGCAGCCCCGACGTGCTCGGCTTCACGCAGGGCGCGGCGACCGGCGCGCTCGTCGTGGTCGTGCTGGGCGGCAGCAGCCTCGCGCTCTCCGGCGCGGCGGTGGCCAGTGGGCTGGCCACCGGCCTGCTCATCTACGGCATCGCCTGGCGCAACGGCGTCCACGGCTACCGCCTCGTCCTGGTCGGCATCGGCGTCTCCGCGATCCTCACCGGCGTCAACGGCTACCTGCTCACCCGGGCGCCCCTGATGGACGCGGCCCGTGCCATGCTCTGGCTCACCGGCAGCCTCGACGGGCGCGGCTGGTCCGAGGCGACACCGCTGCTGGTGGTGCTGGCGGTCGCGACGCCGGTGGTGCTGCTCGGCTGCGGCCCGGCGCTGCGCATGATGGAGCTGGGCGACGACACCGCGAGCGCCCTCGGCGTCCCGGTCCAGCGGCTGCGCCTGGTGCTGCTCACCGCCGCCGTGCTGCTGGTCGCCTTCGCCGCGGCCGCCGCCGGACCGGTGTCGTTCGTGGCGCTGACCGCGCCGCACGTGGCACGGCGGCTCACCCGGGCGCCCGGCCCGAACCTGCTGCCCGCGATGTGCGTGGGCGCCGCCCTGCTGGTCGGCGCCGACCTGCTGGCGCAGCGCGGCTTCCCCGGGCAGCAGCTGCCGGTCGGCGCGGTCACCGGCGCGCTCGGTGGGGCGTACCTGGTGTGGCTGCTGGCGATGGAACGCCGGGCCGGACGCATATGA
- a CDS encoding ABC transporter substrate-binding protein: MLDPVTARRLSRRSLLAGGAATLAALVAGCGGGDDAATPTAAGSGGPWSFTDDRNEKVSADTRPTRVVAFTGTAAALVDFGLDKQIVGVFGETKRADGTVDPQAGDLDVESVEILGNVWGEFSIEKYAALRPELLVTHMYDPGALWYVPDESKNKILPLASSVAITTARVPMTKPIERYAQLAESLGADLSAKKVTDAKARFEAAAQQVRDAVKANPGIKVMASSGSPDLFYVSNPKVSTDLMYFAELGVDIVVPTKLENGDYFEALSWENAGKFPADLILLDNRSTALQPKDLAARPTWAQLPAVKANQVTPWDAVPRFSYAGAAPLLENLATAIRAAKKVS, translated from the coding sequence ATGCTTGATCCCGTGACCGCCCGTCGCCTCTCCCGTCGCAGCCTGCTGGCCGGTGGGGCCGCCACCCTGGCCGCTCTCGTGGCCGGCTGTGGAGGCGGCGACGACGCTGCCACGCCGACCGCTGCCGGCAGCGGCGGGCCGTGGTCGTTCACCGACGACCGCAACGAGAAGGTCTCCGCCGACACCCGGCCCACCCGGGTCGTGGCCTTCACCGGCACCGCCGCCGCCCTGGTCGACTTCGGACTCGACAAGCAGATCGTCGGCGTGTTCGGCGAGACGAAGCGGGCCGACGGCACGGTCGACCCGCAGGCCGGCGACCTCGACGTGGAGAGCGTCGAGATCCTCGGCAACGTCTGGGGCGAGTTCAGCATCGAGAAGTACGCGGCGCTGCGCCCCGAGCTGCTGGTCACCCACATGTACGACCCCGGCGCCCTCTGGTACGTCCCGGACGAGAGCAAGAACAAGATCCTCCCGCTCGCGTCGAGCGTCGCGATCACCACGGCCCGCGTGCCGATGACCAAGCCGATCGAGCGGTACGCCCAGCTCGCCGAGTCGCTCGGCGCCGACCTCTCGGCCAAGAAGGTCACCGACGCCAAGGCCCGCTTCGAGGCTGCCGCCCAGCAGGTCCGCGACGCGGTGAAGGCGAACCCCGGCATCAAGGTCATGGCCTCCTCCGGCAGCCCCGACCTGTTCTACGTCTCCAACCCGAAGGTCAGCACCGACCTCATGTACTTCGCCGAACTCGGCGTCGACATCGTGGTGCCCACCAAGCTGGAGAACGGCGACTACTTCGAGGCGCTGAGCTGGGAGAACGCCGGCAAGTTCCCGGCCGACCTGATCCTGCTCGACAACCGCAGCACCGCCCTGCAGCCCAAGGACCTCGCCGCCCGGCCCACCTGGGCGCAGCTGCCCGCGGTGAAGGCCAACCAGGTCACGCCGTGGGACGCGGTGCCCCGCTTCTCGTACGCCGGCGCGGCCCCGCTGCTGGAGAACCTCGCCACCGCCATCCGCGCCGCGAAGAAGGTCAGCTGA
- a CDS encoding pyridoxal phosphate-dependent decarboxylase family protein, protein MTLPGRTAETVSAPTGSPARAHLLHTGNLARYREALADGVDRVARRVATADRPFTGITPDALAPRVAGIDLDRPLGDAGAALDELEDVYLRDAVWFHHPRYLAHLNCPVVIPALLGEALLTAVNSSMDTWDQSAGATLVERHLIDWTATRIGFGADADGIFTSGGSQSNLQALLLAREEACLVAPAADARRDLLPRLRVLTSAVGHFSVQKSAKLLGLAPDAVVTVETDAQRRMVPAALRREITRLRAEGLVVMAVVATAGTTDFGSIDPLPELAAVTEAAGVWLHVDAAYGCGLLVSPTRRHLLDGVERADSVTVDYHKSFFQPVSSSALVVRDRRVLRHATYHADYLNPARMVEQRIPNQVDKSLQTTRRFDALKLWLTLRVMGPDAVGALFDEVVDRAAGAWELISEDPRFEVVTRSPLSTVVFRYLPTGRGRELADAANLYAREALAASGAALVAGTTVDGRHFLKFTLLNPETTLEDVGHVLELLAEHAGRYVRERTATDLACQVG, encoded by the coding sequence ATGACTCTGCCGGGACGCACCGCCGAGACCGTCTCCGCCCCGACCGGATCGCCCGCCCGGGCCCACCTGCTGCACACCGGCAACCTCGCCCGCTACCGCGAGGCGCTCGCCGACGGCGTCGACCGCGTGGCCCGCCGCGTCGCCACCGCCGACCGTCCGTTCACCGGCATCACCCCGGACGCGCTCGCCCCGCGGGTCGCCGGCATCGACCTGGACCGGCCGCTCGGCGACGCCGGCGCCGCCCTCGACGAACTGGAGGACGTCTACCTCCGCGACGCGGTGTGGTTCCACCACCCCCGCTACCTGGCCCACCTGAACTGTCCCGTGGTGATCCCGGCGCTGCTCGGCGAGGCCCTGCTCACCGCCGTCAACTCCTCCATGGACACCTGGGACCAGAGCGCCGGCGCCACGCTCGTCGAGCGGCACCTGATCGACTGGACGGCGACGCGGATCGGCTTCGGCGCGGACGCCGACGGCATCTTCACCAGCGGCGGCAGCCAGTCCAACCTCCAGGCGCTGCTGCTGGCCCGGGAGGAGGCGTGCCTGGTCGCGCCGGCCGCCGACGCACGACGCGACCTGCTGCCCCGGCTGCGCGTCCTCACCTCGGCGGTCGGGCACTTCAGCGTGCAGAAGTCGGCCAAGCTCCTCGGTCTCGCCCCCGACGCGGTCGTGACCGTCGAGACCGACGCGCAGCGGCGGATGGTGCCGGCCGCCCTGCGACGGGAGATCACCCGGCTGCGCGCCGAGGGCCTGGTGGTGATGGCCGTCGTCGCCACCGCCGGCACCACCGACTTCGGGTCCATCGACCCCCTTCCCGAGTTGGCCGCCGTGACCGAGGCGGCCGGGGTGTGGCTGCACGTCGACGCGGCGTACGGCTGCGGTCTGCTCGTCTCACCGACCCGCCGGCACCTGCTCGACGGCGTCGAGCGGGCCGACTCGGTGACCGTCGACTACCACAAGTCCTTCTTCCAGCCGGTCAGCTCCAGCGCCCTGGTGGTCCGCGACCGGCGGGTGCTGCGCCACGCCACCTACCACGCCGACTACCTCAACCCGGCCCGGATGGTCGAGCAGCGCATCCCCAACCAGGTCGACAAGAGCCTCCAGACCACCCGCCGCTTCGACGCCCTCAAGCTCTGGCTGACCCTGCGGGTCATGGGCCCGGACGCGGTCGGCGCGCTCTTCGACGAGGTGGTCGACCGGGCGGCCGGCGCCTGGGAGCTGATCAGCGAGGACCCCCGGTTCGAGGTGGTGACCCGCTCGCCGCTCAGCACCGTCGTGTTCCGCTACCTGCCCACGGGCCGAGGGCGGGAGCTCGCCGACGCCGCGAACCTGTACGCCCGGGAGGCGCTGGCCGCATCCGGCGCGGCCCTGGTCGCGGGCACGACCGTGGACGGCCGGCACTTCCTCAAGTTCACGCTGCTCAACCCGGAGACGACCCTGGAAGACGTCGGGCACGTGCTGGAGCTGCTCGCCGAGCACGCCGGCCGGTACGTGCGCGAGCGGACCGCCACCGACCTCGCCTGCCAGGTCGGCTGA
- a CDS encoding lysine N(6)-hydroxylase/L-ornithine N(5)-oxygenase family protein, whose product MSTHNFVAIGLGPYNLGLACLTAPISELDGVFLESRPGVDWHPGMLLESARLQTPFLADLVTLADPTSPFSFLNFLKETGRLYPFYIRESFYPLRNEYSAYCRWAAAKLPNLRFGHEVTLVEYDETDQRYVVHARVGDETVTHRARHLVLGTGTPPHVPPACAGLTGDAVHNSGYLEHRAALRTKRSITVVGSGQSAAEIYHDLLADIDTYGYQLTWVTRSPRFFPLEYTKLTLEMTSPDYVDYFHALPEETRYRLEAEQKGLFKGISADLVDGIFDLLYERSVDGPVNTRLLTNTELTSAAHDPDTGTYALGLRHVEQDREFGLRTEGLVLATGYHYRVPAFLEPVRDRIRWDAHGRFDVARNYSIDHTGRGIFLQNAGTHTHSITSPDLGMGPYRNSWIIRELLGREHYPIEKSIAFQEFGAPAGMAS is encoded by the coding sequence ATGTCCACCCACAACTTCGTCGCCATCGGCCTCGGCCCGTACAACCTGGGCCTGGCCTGTCTCACCGCCCCGATCAGCGAGCTGGACGGGGTGTTCCTGGAGTCCCGGCCGGGGGTCGACTGGCACCCCGGCATGCTCCTCGAGTCGGCCCGGCTGCAGACCCCGTTCCTGGCCGACCTGGTCACCCTCGCCGACCCGACCTCACCCTTCTCCTTCCTCAATTTCCTGAAGGAGACCGGGCGGCTCTACCCGTTCTACATCCGGGAGAGCTTCTACCCGCTGCGCAACGAGTACAGCGCCTACTGCCGCTGGGCCGCCGCGAAGCTGCCCAACCTGCGCTTCGGCCACGAGGTCACCCTCGTCGAGTACGACGAGACCGACCAGCGGTACGTCGTGCACGCCCGGGTCGGCGACGAGACGGTCACCCACCGGGCCCGGCACCTGGTGCTCGGCACCGGCACCCCGCCGCACGTGCCGCCGGCCTGCGCGGGGCTGACCGGCGACGCGGTGCACAACTCCGGCTACCTGGAGCACCGCGCGGCCCTGCGGACCAAGCGGAGCATCACCGTGGTCGGCAGCGGGCAGAGCGCGGCCGAGATCTACCACGACCTGCTCGCCGACATCGACACCTACGGCTACCAGCTCACCTGGGTGACCCGCTCGCCGCGGTTCTTCCCCCTCGAATACACCAAGCTCACCCTGGAGATGACGTCACCGGACTACGTGGACTACTTCCACGCCCTGCCGGAGGAGACCCGATACCGGTTGGAGGCCGAGCAGAAGGGGCTGTTCAAGGGGATCAGCGCCGACCTCGTCGACGGCATCTTCGACCTGCTGTACGAGCGCAGCGTCGACGGGCCGGTGAACACCCGGCTGCTCACCAACACCGAGCTGACCAGCGCGGCGCACGACCCGGACACCGGCACGTACGCGCTGGGCCTGCGCCACGTGGAGCAGGACCGGGAGTTCGGCCTGCGTACCGAGGGGCTGGTGCTCGCCACCGGCTACCACTACCGGGTCCCCGCGTTCCTCGAACCGGTGCGGGACCGGATCCGCTGGGACGCGCACGGCCGCTTCGACGTGGCCCGCAACTACAGCATCGACCACACCGGGCGGGGGATCTTCCTCCAGAACGCCGGCACCCACACGCACAGCATCACGTCGCCCGACCTCGGCATGGGCCCGTACCGCAACTCCTGGATCATCCGGGAGCTGCTCGGCCGGGAGCACTACCCGATCGAGAAGAGCATCGCGTTCCAGGAGTTCGGGGCGCCGGCGGGGATGGCGTCATGA
- a CDS encoding ABC transporter ATP-binding protein: MTLAYDRRTIAEDLTVAVPDRSFTVVIGPNACGKSTLLRALSRMLRPSAGAVLLDGQDIHRRPARQVARTLGLLPQSSIAPDGITVAELVARGRYPHQGLLRQWSREDERVVDQSMAATGVADLADRPVDELSGGQRQRVWIAMALAQQTPLLLLDEPTTYLDIAHQIEILDLCARLHEEQGRTLVAVLHDLNHAARYATHLIAMRDGRVVAAGAPAEVVTADLVAEVFGLPCRVIDDPETGTPLVVPAARRRTGALAPEPV; encoded by the coding sequence ATGACCCTGGCGTACGACCGGCGCACCATCGCCGAGGACCTGACCGTCGCCGTCCCGGACCGGTCGTTCACCGTGGTCATCGGCCCGAACGCGTGCGGCAAGTCGACGCTGCTGCGCGCGCTGTCCCGGATGCTGCGGCCCAGCGCCGGCGCCGTCCTGCTGGACGGGCAGGACATCCACCGCCGTCCGGCCCGCCAGGTGGCCCGCACCCTTGGCCTGCTCCCGCAGTCCTCCATCGCGCCGGACGGCATCACCGTCGCCGAGCTGGTGGCCCGCGGCCGGTATCCGCACCAGGGGCTGCTGCGGCAGTGGTCACGCGAGGACGAACGGGTCGTCGACCAGTCGATGGCGGCGACCGGGGTGGCGGACCTCGCGGACCGCCCGGTGGACGAGCTCTCCGGCGGCCAGCGGCAGCGGGTGTGGATCGCCATGGCCCTCGCCCAGCAGACACCGCTGCTGCTGCTCGACGAGCCGACGACCTATCTGGACATCGCGCACCAGATCGAGATCCTCGACCTGTGCGCGCGGCTGCACGAGGAGCAGGGCCGCACGCTGGTCGCCGTGCTGCACGACCTGAACCACGCCGCCCGGTACGCCACCCACCTCATCGCGATGCGCGACGGGCGGGTGGTCGCCGCCGGCGCGCCCGCCGAGGTGGTCACCGCCGACCTGGTGGCGGAGGTCTTCGGGCTGCCGTGCCGGGTCATCGACGACCCGGAGACCGGCACGCCGCTGGTCGTCCCGGCCGCCCGCCGCCGCACCGGCGCGCTCGCGCCGGAGCCGGTGTGA
- a CDS encoding IucA/IucC family protein, with translation MTADPAAHLSPALWERANRLLVRKALAEFTHERLITPQPADPPADAATGGDRRWYTVRGDDGTVTYRFTARVYALEHWQIDADTIDRRRGDADLPLDAVDLVLDLRETLGLSVSVLPVYLEEITSTLAGIAYKLHRPSVPAAELAVADFQTIETSMTEGHPCFVANNGRLGFGLDEYHRYAPEAARPVRLVWLAAHRDHAAFSGAADLDYDTLVRGELGAETLARFADTMSGLGLDLADYLLIPVHPWQWWNKLSVTFAGEVARRRLVHLGPGTDEHLAQQSIRTFFNVTEPGRHYVKTALSVLNMGFMRGLSAAYMAATPAINDWLAELIAADETFKATGLTVIRERAAVGYRHRQYEEATDRYSPYRKMLAALWRESPVPGLEPGRRLATMASLLHTDADGGSFAAALVARSGLAPREWLRRYLDAYLTPLLHAFYAYDLAFMPHGENVILVLDERDTVERVIFKDIAEEIVVMSADRPLPPEVERIRADVPEDMKLLSIFTDVVDCFLRHLAAILVEAGVLSEEDFWGTVAACAADYLDGAPELAERARRYDLFAPEFALSCLNRLQLRNNQQMVDLADPSAALQLVGTLDNPLARYAPRR, from the coding sequence GTGACCGCCGACCCCGCCGCCCACCTCAGCCCGGCGCTCTGGGAGCGGGCCAACCGGCTGCTGGTCCGCAAGGCGCTCGCCGAGTTCACCCACGAGCGGCTGATCACGCCGCAGCCGGCCGACCCGCCCGCCGACGCCGCCACCGGCGGCGACCGCCGCTGGTACACGGTGCGTGGCGACGACGGCACCGTCACCTACCGGTTCACCGCCCGGGTGTACGCCCTGGAGCACTGGCAGATCGACGCCGACACCATCGACCGGCGACGCGGGGACGCCGACCTGCCGCTCGACGCGGTCGACCTGGTCCTCGACCTGCGCGAGACGCTCGGGCTGAGCGTCTCCGTCCTCCCGGTCTACCTGGAGGAGATCACCTCCACCCTCGCCGGTATCGCGTACAAGCTGCACCGACCATCGGTGCCGGCGGCCGAGCTGGCCGTGGCCGACTTCCAGACCATCGAGACGTCGATGACCGAGGGACACCCCTGCTTCGTGGCCAACAACGGCCGCCTCGGCTTCGGCCTGGACGAGTACCACCGGTACGCCCCCGAGGCGGCGCGTCCGGTTCGACTCGTCTGGCTGGCCGCCCACCGCGACCACGCGGCGTTCAGCGGCGCCGCCGACCTCGACTACGACACCCTGGTCCGCGGCGAACTCGGCGCGGAGACCCTGGCCCGGTTCGCCGACACCATGTCCGGGCTCGGCCTCGACCTGGCCGACTACCTGCTGATCCCGGTCCACCCGTGGCAGTGGTGGAACAAGCTGTCGGTCACCTTCGCCGGTGAGGTCGCCCGGCGCCGGCTGGTCCACCTCGGCCCCGGCACCGACGAGCACCTCGCCCAGCAGTCCATCCGCACCTTCTTCAACGTCACCGAGCCGGGCCGGCACTACGTCAAGACCGCGCTGTCCGTGCTCAACATGGGCTTCATGCGCGGCCTGTCGGCCGCGTACATGGCGGCGACCCCGGCCATCAACGACTGGCTCGCCGAGCTGATCGCCGCCGACGAGACCTTCAAGGCCACCGGACTCACCGTCATCCGGGAGCGGGCCGCCGTCGGCTACCGGCACCGGCAGTACGAGGAGGCCACCGACCGGTACTCCCCGTACCGGAAGATGCTCGCCGCCCTGTGGCGGGAGAGCCCGGTCCCCGGCCTGGAGCCCGGCCGACGCCTGGCCACCATGGCGTCGCTGCTGCACACCGACGCCGACGGCGGCTCGTTCGCCGCCGCCCTCGTCGCGCGTTCCGGGCTGGCGCCGCGCGAGTGGCTGCGCCGCTACCTGGACGCCTACCTGACGCCGCTGCTGCACGCGTTCTACGCGTACGACCTGGCGTTCATGCCGCACGGCGAGAACGTCATCCTGGTCCTCGACGAACGCGACACCGTCGAACGGGTGATCTTCAAGGACATCGCCGAGGAGATCGTGGTGATGAGCGCCGACCGGCCACTGCCACCGGAGGTGGAGCGGATCCGGGCCGACGTCCCGGAGGACATGAAGCTGCTGTCCATCTTCACCGACGTCGTGGACTGCTTCCTGCGGCACCTGGCGGCCATCCTGGTCGAGGCCGGGGTGCTCAGCGAGGAGGACTTCTGGGGCACGGTCGCCGCCTGCGCGGCCGACTACCTGGACGGGGCGCCGGAGCTAGCCGAGCGGGCCCGTCGCTACGACCTGTTCGCCCCGGAGTTCGCGCTCTCCTGCCTCAACCGGCTGCAGCTGCGCAACAACCAGCAGATGGTCGACCTGGCGGACCCGTCGGCGGCGCTGCAACTCGTCGGCACCCTCGACAACCCGTTGGCGCGGTACGCGCCGAGGCGGTGA
- a CDS encoding GNAT family N-acetyltransferase produces the protein MTVFTRVDDRLGEFALRPLDPEEDAPLLHRWVTHPKATFWLMQDADVAEVTREYRRIAAHPHHDAFLGLHRGRPAFLAERYDPAHVELVGLHDARPGDVGMHFLCAPADPPVHGFTRAVITTVMAWLFADPTTRRVVVEPDVRNTAVHALNAAVGFEVVGTVAKPEKQALLSICTRARFRAATGTDPVPGTAPVPGAAATPEGASA, from the coding sequence ATGACCGTGTTCACGCGCGTCGACGACCGGCTCGGCGAGTTCGCCCTGCGTCCGCTCGACCCGGAAGAAGACGCCCCGCTGTTGCACCGCTGGGTCACCCACCCGAAGGCGACGTTCTGGCTGATGCAGGACGCCGACGTGGCCGAGGTGACGCGGGAGTACCGGCGCATCGCCGCGCACCCCCACCACGACGCGTTCCTGGGGCTGCACCGGGGCCGCCCGGCCTTCCTGGCCGAGCGCTACGACCCGGCGCACGTCGAGCTCGTCGGTCTGCACGACGCCCGCCCCGGCGACGTGGGCATGCACTTCCTCTGCGCGCCGGCCGACCCACCCGTGCACGGCTTCACCCGCGCGGTGATCACCACCGTCATGGCGTGGCTGTTCGCGGATCCGACGACGCGGCGGGTGGTGGTCGAGCCCGACGTCCGCAACACGGCCGTCCACGCGCTGAACGCCGCGGTCGGCTTCGAGGTCGTCGGCACCGTCGCCAAGCCGGAGAAGCAGGCACTGCTGAGCATCTGCACCCGGGCCCGGTTCCGGGCCGCCACGGGCACCGACCCCGTCCCGGGCACGGCACCCGTCCCGGGCGCCGCCGCCACCCCCGAAGGAGCCTCCGCGTGA